A single region of the Prochlorococcus marinus str. MIT 0917 genome encodes:
- a CDS encoding Y-family DNA polymerase — translation MGSSNLFNTCTTKIKTLIMSKAILQIDGNNFYASCEQMIDPSIKGKAVVILSNNDGCIIARSSEARKMGIPMGKPYFKLKNKLTQLNIKVRSSNYELYGDISNRLMLLLRKKCEELEIYSIDEAFGTIKRPKGKCLYQWGKDLRALVYQDIGIPISIGIGETKVLSKISNHLAKKIQKNSGIFDIGIIQNKDHYLNQIKVDKVWGIGKRMSIWLKNKGITNARELRDMSSEQIKVKYGVVGLRIQNELKGNLCIPIKETSSDRKEICVSRSFSYPIDSLEDLSQAIIKYVLIASAKLRKYNQLSSAITVFTNTNTHSKEFFKNEATEKIIIPTSNSKIMIEKSLSLTKEIFKPYKKFIRAGVILHKLQSNKYKQNLIFDKQNIQEELYLERLDNLIDNINSKNGIDTINWGSSMVEKEWTPRRKKLSSIKTTNIENIPTIYAN, via the coding sequence ATGGGGAGTAGCAATTTATTCAATACATGTACTACAAAAATTAAAACTCTAATTATGTCCAAAGCAATACTTCAAATTGATGGGAATAATTTTTATGCCTCGTGTGAACAAATGATCGATCCTTCGATAAAAGGAAAAGCCGTAGTTATACTTTCTAATAATGATGGATGCATAATAGCTCGCAGTTCAGAGGCTAGAAAAATGGGAATTCCTATGGGAAAACCTTATTTTAAGTTAAAGAATAAGCTAACTCAATTAAATATAAAAGTGAGAAGTTCAAATTACGAGCTTTACGGTGATATAAGCAATCGATTAATGCTACTACTAAGAAAAAAATGTGAAGAACTGGAAATATACTCTATAGATGAAGCATTTGGAACTATAAAACGGCCAAAAGGAAAATGCTTATATCAATGGGGAAAAGATTTAAGAGCTTTAGTATATCAAGACATAGGAATTCCAATATCTATCGGGATTGGGGAGACAAAAGTTCTATCAAAGATTTCTAATCATCTAGCAAAGAAAATACAAAAAAATTCAGGTATATTTGATATAGGTATTATTCAAAATAAAGATCATTATCTTAACCAAATTAAAGTAGATAAAGTTTGGGGTATAGGCAAAAGAATGTCGATTTGGCTAAAAAACAAAGGGATAACTAATGCACGAGAACTTAGAGATATGTCAAGCGAGCAAATCAAAGTAAAGTATGGTGTAGTTGGTCTACGTATTCAAAATGAATTAAAAGGAAACCTGTGTATCCCTATAAAAGAGACCTCATCAGATCGAAAAGAAATCTGCGTAAGCAGGAGTTTTTCATATCCCATAGATAGCTTGGAAGATTTGAGCCAAGCAATCATTAAATATGTTTTAATAGCAAGTGCTAAGTTGCGAAAATACAATCAATTATCTTCAGCTATTACAGTTTTTACGAATACAAATACTCATTCAAAAGAATTTTTTAAAAATGAAGCAACAGAAAAAATAATTATTCCAACATCTAACTCAAAAATTATGATTGAAAAAAGTCTGTCGCTAACGAAAGAAATTTTTAAACCTTATAAAAAATTTATAAGGGCTGGTGTAATATTACATAAACTTCAAAGCAATAAATATAAACAAAACCTAATATTTGATAAACAGAATATTCAAGAAGAATTATATCTAGAGAGACTAGATAATCTCATAGATAATATTAATTCAAAAAATGGTATAGATACAATAAATTGGGGATCTTCAATGGTGGAGAAAGAATGGACACCGCGAAGAAAAAAACTATCTAGTATAAAGACAACAAATATAGAAAACATACCAACTATATATGCTAATTAA
- a CDS encoding LexA family protein, translating into MDSNSSYSSLNEGSSKLLIPLATETISAGFPSPAEDYIERGIDLNKYLIKNPISTFFLRVSGNSMNNAGIYNNDLLIIDRSINPKPGNIVVAILDGEFTLKRLIKKQDAYYLRADKENYPAINLYEYIDIQIWGVAIYSIHVLQKLKL; encoded by the coding sequence ATGGATTCAAATAGCTCTTACTCTTCCTTGAATGAAGGCTCTTCAAAACTATTAATTCCATTAGCAACAGAAACTATTTCTGCAGGTTTCCCTTCTCCTGCGGAAGACTACATAGAGCGCGGAATCGATTTAAATAAATACTTAATCAAAAATCCAATAAGTACATTCTTTCTACGTGTAAGCGGTAATTCAATGAATAACGCAGGAATTTATAATAATGATTTATTAATAATAGATCGCAGTATAAACCCAAAGCCTGGAAATATTGTAGTTGCTATCTTGGATGGAGAATTTACTTTAAAAAGACTTATAAAAAAGCAAGATGCTTATTATCTAAGAGCAGATAAAGAAAATTATCCAGCAATAAACTTATACGAATATATAGATATACAGATATGGGGAGTAGCAATTTATTCAATACATGTACTACAAAAATTAAAACTCTAA
- a CDS encoding 23S rRNA (pseudouridine(1915)-N(3))-methyltransferase RlmH: MLNISHYKIIAIGKIKKKWIKEGIEIYLKRLPGLKIIEIKDNKKTKEEHAIKEIISKNEVLVTLNENGQSFTSKQLATKLINFHNKNIIFVIGGASGLPHSLNTSASLQLSLSPLTFPHEIARLLLIEQLYRAKTITQGGPYHKE, from the coding sequence ATGCTTAATATTTCACACTACAAAATCATTGCTATAGGAAAAATAAAAAAAAAGTGGATTAAAGAAGGTATAGAAATCTACTTAAAAAGATTACCTGGTTTAAAAATTATAGAAATAAAAGACAACAAAAAAACGAAAGAGGAACATGCGATCAAAGAAATAATTAGCAAAAATGAAGTTCTTGTAACCCTTAACGAAAATGGTCAATCTTTCACATCAAAGCAGCTAGCAACAAAACTTATAAACTTTCACAATAAAAATATTATTTTTGTTATTGGAGGTGCTTCGGGTCTGCCCCATTCCCTCAATACTTCCGCTTCTTTGCAATTAAGTCTTTCACCTTTAACTTTTCCGCATGAAATAGCACGTCTTTTACTAATAGAACAACTCTACCGAGCAAAAACCATTACCCAAGGAGGTCCTTACCACAAGGAATAA
- the rsmA gene encoding 16S rRNA (adenine(1518)-N(6)/adenine(1519)-N(6))-dimethyltransferase RsmA: protein MGDKTVNAYRHIPRKRFGQHWLKDQGVLDQIIKAAELNSEDCVLEVGPGKGALTEKLIESPARLVQAIELDRDLVVGLKKRFSHQNKFSLREGDVLSASLEAENGLTINKVVANIPYNITGPLLKRLIGELKKAPENSFESLVLLMQKEVAQRLVAKPGTSNFSALSVRIQLLAKCQDVCDVPSKCFQPAPKVDSKVVMIKPFVSIDPDFYEIGNLLERLLKHAFAGRRKKLRNTIGSFVTSKDRMKEFFAYRGISLDQRPQEISPSNWFALAKALKETCVIENGPLHSK from the coding sequence ATGGGTGATAAGACCGTGAATGCTTATAGGCATATTCCTCGAAAACGCTTTGGGCAACATTGGTTGAAAGATCAGGGTGTCTTGGACCAAATAATTAAGGCTGCCGAATTGAATTCTGAAGATTGCGTGTTAGAAGTTGGTCCAGGTAAAGGTGCTTTGACTGAAAAACTAATTGAATCCCCAGCAAGATTAGTCCAAGCAATTGAGCTAGATAGAGATTTAGTTGTTGGTTTGAAAAAGCGTTTTAGTCATCAAAATAAATTTAGTTTGAGAGAGGGCGATGTTCTATCTGCTTCATTGGAGGCTGAAAATGGACTTACTATTAACAAAGTTGTAGCTAATATCCCTTACAACATCACAGGTCCATTGTTAAAAAGATTGATTGGTGAATTAAAAAAAGCACCTGAAAATAGTTTTGAATCTTTGGTTTTACTTATGCAAAAAGAAGTTGCACAAAGACTTGTGGCAAAACCTGGAACTAGTAATTTTAGTGCTTTAAGTGTAAGGATTCAGCTATTAGCAAAATGTCAGGACGTATGTGATGTTCCTTCTAAATGTTTTCAACCTGCACCCAAGGTGGATTCCAAAGTGGTTATGATTAAGCCTTTTGTATCTATTGATCCAGACTTTTATGAAATAGGGAATTTATTAGAGAGACTTTTGAAACATGCTTTTGCGGGTAGAAGAAAAAAATTGCGGAACACGATTGGAAGTTTTGTTACTTCCAAAGATCGTATGAAGGAATTTTTTGCCTATAGAGGTATTAGTCTTGATCAAAGACCACAGGAAATTTCTCCTTCCAATTGGTTTGCCTTGGCAAAAGCTTTAAAAGAAACTTGTGTTATTGAAAATGGACCCTTACATAGCAAATGA